A window of Ruminococcus champanellensis 18P13 = JCM 17042 contains these coding sequences:
- the ruvA gene encoding Holliday junction branch migration protein RuvA — translation MLYSLRGKLIHKEPGLVVIECGGVGYACRTTYAASGGIGETGREVFLYTYLYVRDENIELFGFSDQQELRCFQLLISISGVGPKAALSILSDLEPTRFMLTVAAGDSKVLTKVKGIGAKTAQRIVLELKDKISKEPLPQPDGSNEPVSRTAQGSVAEALSALLVLGYTQGEVTPILATLDDQLPAAELIKQTLRTIGNRKK, via the coding sequence GTGCTGTACAGCCTGCGAGGCAAATTGATTCACAAAGAACCGGGGCTTGTGGTGATTGAATGCGGGGGCGTTGGCTATGCCTGCCGCACCACCTATGCCGCATCCGGCGGAATCGGCGAAACCGGCAGGGAAGTGTTCCTGTATACATATTTATATGTCCGGGACGAGAATATCGAGTTGTTCGGCTTTTCCGATCAGCAGGAGCTGCGCTGCTTTCAGCTGCTCATCAGCATCTCCGGGGTGGGACCCAAGGCGGCGTTGTCCATTCTCTCGGATCTGGAGCCGACCCGGTTTATGCTGACGGTTGCCGCCGGGGACAGCAAGGTGCTGACGAAGGTCAAGGGCATCGGAGCGAAAACCGCCCAGCGCATTGTGCTGGAGCTGAAGGATAAGATCAGCAAGGAGCCGCTGCCCCAGCCGGACGGCAGCAATGAGCCGGTATCCCGGACCGCACAGGGCAGCGTTGCAGAAGCCCTGTCCGCATTGCTGGTGCTGGGGTATACCCAGGGCGAGGTGACGCCCATTCTGGCAACGCTGGACGATCAGCTGCCGGCAGCTGAACTGATCAAGCAAACCCTGCGCACCATCGGCAACAGAAAAAAATAA